Sequence from the Natronomonas marina genome:
GTGCATGCGCCTGCTCGTCGACGGCTTCCTCGACCCCGAGACGTCGATGGGCGCCAGCGGCGTCGAGGAACTTCGGTGGCTCCAGCCGGTCCACCCCGGCGACACGCTCCGCGTCGAGGTCGAGGTCCTCGAGAAGCGGCCCTCCGAGAGCCGCCCCGAGATGGGTCACGTCCGAACGAAACTGACCGGCTTCGATCAGAACGACGACCCCGTCATCGAGTGGAAGGCCTCCGGGATGTACCGCCGGCGCGACCCGGGAGCGTAGCGGCGGCCGGCCCCCGCATCACTCCAGGGCCGCGCGGTACTGCGCGAGGGCGTCCTCGGCGACCTCGCCGTCGAAGGCGACCGTGCCGTCGACCAGCACCGTCACGCGGTCGAAGGCCTCGCCGAAGGCCTCGACGTTGTGCGTCGAGACGACGACACACCTGTCGTCGCCGGGGTACTCGGCGAGAAACGAGACGATGCGCCGCCGGGAGTGGTCGTCGACGTCGGTCAGCGGTTCGTCCAGGAGGAGGTAGGTCGGCCGCTTGACCATCGCCAGCGCCAAATCGAGTTTCGTCCGGAAACCGCCCGAGAGGTCGCTCGCGGTCCGGTGGGCGGCCGGTTCGAGCCGCAGCTCCTCCAGGAGCGTCTCGGTCCACGACTCCGGCGGCGGGTCGGCGGCGAACGAACGGAACACCGAGAGGTTCTCCCGGACGGTGAGGTCGGGGTAGAACCGCGGCGTCTGGAAGCCGACGCCGACGGGGACGTCGGGCCGGTCGATCCGGCCGTCGGTCGGCCTGGCCAGGCCCGACAGCAGGTGAAACAGCGTCGTCTTCCCGGAGCCGTTGGGCCCGACGAGGCCGTGGACGGTCCCCGGCCGCACGGCGACCGACACCGACGAGAGGGCGGTCACCGCGTCGTAGCGCTTCGTGACCCCCTCGACGACGAACTCCGCGTCACTCATGGACCCCACCCCGCTCG
This genomic interval carries:
- a CDS encoding MaoC family dehydratase, which translates into the protein MARYFEDLEVGDVYELDGRYDVTREEIKEFAEQYDPQPFHLDEAAAEESIFGSLAASGWHTASACMRLLVDGFLDPETSMGASGVEELRWLQPVHPGDTLRVEVEVLEKRPSESRPEMGHVRTKLTGFDQNDDPVIEWKASGMYRRRDPGA
- a CDS encoding ABC transporter ATP-binding protein yields the protein MSDAEFVVEGVTKRYDAVTALSSVSVAVRPGTVHGLVGPNGSGKTTLFHLLSGLARPTDGRIDRPDVPVGVGFQTPRFYPDLTVRENLSVFRSFAADPPPESWTETLLEELRLEPAAHRTASDLSGGFRTKLDLALAMVKRPTYLLLDEPLTDVDDHSRRRIVSFLAEYPGDDRCVVVSTHNVEAFGEAFDRVTVLVDGTVAFDGEVAEDALAQYRAALE